In the genome of Cheilinus undulatus linkage group 6, ASM1832078v1, whole genome shotgun sequence, one region contains:
- the LOC121510961 gene encoding gastrula zinc finger protein XlCGF49.1-like, translating to MSSAEVEQPGRNPSSSRQEEQTRPSTDPETGFPCDFCGERTCEQHLWKHHGRIQARKKPHCCNWCGKLFHRSRQLMLHQRIHMEERPYSCDQCGKSFTQPSILNSHKRVHIGEKPYSCDHCGRAFAWPSSLKRHKRVHTGERPYTCERCGNTFSRSSTLTVHIRIHTGENPYGCQECGKWFRQSSHLKRHQRVHTSESATTAP from the exons ATGAGCTCAGCTGAAGTG GAACAGCCTGGAAGGAATCCTAGCAGCTCTCGCCAGGAGGAACAAACCCGACCTTCCACTGATCCTGAAACAGGTTTTCCCTGTGACTTCTGTGGGGAGAGAACTTGTGAACAGCACCTCTGGAAGCATCACGGGAGAATCCAAGCTAGGAAGAAACCTCACTGCTGTAACTGGTGTGGGAAGTTGTTCCATAGATCCAGACAGCTGATGCTTCACCAGCGGATCCACATGGAAGAAAGACCTTACTCCTGTGACCAGTGTGGCAAGAGCTTTACTCAGCCTAGTATTTTGAACAGCCACAAGAGAGTTCACATAGGAGAGAAGCCTTACTCCTGTGACCACTGTGGGAGGGCTTTTGCTTGGCCTTCTTCTTTGAAGCGTCACAAGAGAGTCCACACAGGAGAAAGGCCCTACACCTGTGAACGATGTGGGAACACTTTCAGCCGATCAAGCACCTTGACAGTTCACATCAGGATCCACACTGGAGAAAATCCTTATGGGTGTCAGGAGTGTGGGAAGTGGTTCCGACAGTCAAGTCACCTGAAGAGACACCAGCGTGTCCACACTAGTGAAAGTGCAACAACAGCACCCTGA